Below is a genomic region from Deltaproteobacteria bacterium.
CTCGGCCTCGGTCCAGAGCGCGCGCAGCGCGCGCACGCACTCGCGCGTCCGAGCGGCGCGTGTCTGAAACTCGATTCCGGCGGCCTGGAACTCTTCCGCGAGCCAGCCGACGCCGACCCCGAGCGTCAGCCGCCCGCCCGAGAGCACGTCGAGGCTCATCGCGAGGCGCGCGGTGACGAGCGGGTGCCGGAGCGGCAGGAGATAGATATTAGTCCCGAGCCGGATGCGTGAGGTCGCTGCCGCCACGTGTGTGAGCAGGATCAGCGGGTCCAGGTGCGGGGCGTCGGGCGCGAACGGAGGGACGCCATCGGGCGCGTAGGGGTAGCGGCTCGCGATCCGGGTGGGGAGGACGAGGTGCTCG
It encodes:
- a CDS encoding LLM class flavin-dependent oxidoreductase; protein product: MKIGVALFRLRPERMAAVARHAEALGFESVWVPEHLVLPTRIASRYPYAPDGVPPFAPDAPHLDPLILLTHVAAATSRIRLGTNIYLLPLRHPLVTARLAMSLDVLSGGRLTLGVGVGWLAEEFQAAGIEFQTRAARTRECVRALRALWTEAE